One genomic region from Pristiophorus japonicus isolate sPriJap1 unplaced genomic scaffold, sPriJap1.hap1 HAP1_SCAFFOLD_2295, whole genome shotgun sequence encodes:
- the LOC139245675 gene encoding zinc finger protein 768-like, translated as MAEEEEEEEEDHPSDSNYEPADFFEEWAEGAGEEGGGQEGEGEGRRPPRPPKPRPPARQKCYICSDCGRSFNKYSNFKQHQRVHSGEKPFRCADCGKAFNLLSNLRRHERTHSGERPFACPRCGKGFSELSSLRRHERTHTGERPFACPFCAKRFSQSSILVIHQRTHTGERPFACAECGKGFSEPSSLRSHQRTHTGEKPFACPQCAKQFRHSSSLVQHQRTHTGAKPFACPECGRAFTKSSTLVQHRRTHSQERPFRCPVCERAFSRASVLGRHQRVHSWQGARTCADCGRQFKSSAALHGHQCAPEPKPSRAAAAEGGQLTPPPPIPRT; from the coding sequence atggcggaggaggaggaggaagaagaggaggaccaCCCGTCCGACTCCAACTACGAGCCGGCCGACTTCTTCGAGGAGTGGGCGGAGGGCGCCggcgaggaggggggggggcaggagggggagggggaggggcggcggccgccccgcccccccaagccccgcccccccgcccgccAGAAGTGCTACATCTGCAGCGACTGTGGCCGCAGCTTCAACAAGTACTCCAACTTCAAGCAGCACCAGCGGGTGCACTCGGGCGAGAAGCCCTTCCGCTGCGCGGACTGCGGCAAGGCCTTCAACCTGCTGTCCAACCTGCGGCGGCACGAGCGGACGCACAGCGGCGAGCGGCCCTTCGCCTGCCCCCGGTGCGGCAAGGGCTTCAGCGAGCTCTCCAGCCTCCGGCGGCACGAGCGGACGCACACCGGCGAGCGGCCCTTCGCCTGCCCCTTCTGCGCCAAGCGCTTCAGCCAGTCGTCCATCCTGGTCATCCACCAGCGCACCCACACCGGCGAGCGGCCCTTCGCCTGCGCGGAGTGCGGCAAGGGCTTCAGCGAGCCCTCCAGCCTGCGCAGCCACCAGCGCACCCACACCGGCGAGAAGCCCTTCGCCTGCCCGCAGTGCGCCAAGCAGTTCCGCCACTCCTCCAGCCTGGTGCAGCACCAGCGCACCCACACCGGCGCCAAGCCCTTCGCGTGCCCCGAGTGCGGCCGGGCCTTCACCAAGTCCTCCACCCTGGTCCAGCACCGCCGCACCCACAGCCAGGAGCGGCCCTTCCGCTGCCCCGTCTGCGAGCGGGCCTTCTCCCGGGCCTCGGTGCTGGGCCGCCACCAGCGGGTGCACAGCTGGCAGGGCGCCCGCACCTGCGCCGACTGCGGCCGGCAGTTCAAGAGCTCCGCCGCCCTCCACGGGCACCAGTGCGCGCCCGAGCCCAAGCCCAGCCGGGCGGCGGCGGCAGAGGGCGGGCAGTTAACTCCCCCGCCGCCGATCCCGCGCACGTGA